From a region of the Neodiprion fabricii isolate iyNeoFabr1 chromosome 7, iyNeoFabr1.1, whole genome shotgun sequence genome:
- the LOC124186225 gene encoding integrator complex subunit 11: MPDIKVTPLGAGQDVGRSCILVTMGGKNIMLDCGMHMGFNDERRFPDFSYIVPEGPATNYIDCVIISHFHLDHCGALPYFTEMVGYTGPIYMTHPTKAIAPILLEDMRKVAVERKGESNFFTSQMIKDCMKKVVAVTLHQSVMVDPELEIKAYYAGHVLGAAMFWVRVGSQSIVYTGDYNMTPDRHLGAAWIDKCRPDLLISESTYATTIRDSKRCRERDFLKKVHECIDRGGKVLIPVFALGRAQELCILLETYWERMNLKVPVYFALGLTEKANNYYKMFITWTNQKIKKTFVQRNMFDFKHIKPFDKSYIDNPGAMVVFATPGMLHAGLSLQIFKKWAPNEANMVIMPGFCVQGTVGHKVLNGTKRIEFENRQIVEVKMAVEYMSFSAHADAKGIMQLIQYCEPKNVMLVHGEAAKMEFLKEKIRQEFGTSCYNPANGETCVIYTTAKVPVDASLALLKAEAKRYSALPPDPKRRRLLHSVLMLREDGVCLVDADEVARAAGITRHVVRFTSTVQIRDPGPAHATTLKLLQPLTERLVGWTVQLTDGAISVESVLVKVEGGEDESKSVYVSWTNQDEDLGSYILGFLQTMLN; encoded by the exons ATGCCTGATATCAAAGTAACGCCTCTTGGCGCAGGCCAAGATGTGGGCAGGAGTTGTATACTGGTTACCATGGGAGGTAAAAATATAATGCTGGACTGCGGTATGCATATGGGATTCAACGACGAGAGAAGGTTCCCGGACTTCTCATACATAGTGCCTGAAGGACCAGCCACTAACTACATAGACTGTGTCATCATCTCGCACTTTCACCTGGATCACTGTGGGGCGCTACCCTATTTCACAGAAATGGTGGGCTACACAGGTCCGATTTACATGACTCACCCGACCAAGGCGATCGCCCCAATTCTCTTAGAGGATATGCGCAAGGTAGCAGTGGAGCGAAAGGGTGAGAGCAACTTCTTCACCTCCCAAATGATCAAGGACTGCATGAAGAAGGTAGTCGCTGTTACGCTGCACCAGTCAGTCATGGTTGACCCTGAACTGGAGATAAAGGCTTACTATGCAGGGCATGTGCTGGGCGCTGCGATGTTCTGGGTTCGAGTAGGTTCGCAGTCCATTGTCTACACTGGCGACTACAACATGACTCCGGATCGGCATCTAGGAGCCGCCTGGATCGACAAATGCAGGCCAGATCTGCTTATATCGGAATCAACGTATGCCACCACCATCCGAGATTCGAAACGATGCAGAGAAAGAGACTTCTTGAAAAAGGTGCACGAGTGCATAGACAGAGGCGGCAAGGTTTTAATACCAGTATTTGCTCTTGGTCGCGCCCAGGAGCTCTGCATACTATTAGAAACTTACTGGGAGAGGATGAACTTGAAGGTGCCTGTGTACTTCGCCCTTGGTCTGACGGAGAAGGCCAACAATTACTACAAGATGTTCATTACATGGACCAACCAGAAGATAAAAAAGACGTTTGTTCAGAGGAACATGTTCGATTTCAAGCACATAAAGCCCTTTGACAAGTCCTACATCGATAATCCTGGCGCCATGGTGGTCTTCGCTACTCCTGGGATGCTGCATGCTGGACTGTCGTTgcagattttcaaaaagtgggCACCCAACGAAGCCAATATGGTCATCATGCCGGGGTTCTGCGTCCAGGGAACTGTCGGCCACAAAGTTCTAAATGGCACTAAACGTATCGAGTTTGAAAACCGGCAGATCGTCGAGGTCAAAATGGCTGTGGAATATATGTCATTCTCAGCTCACGCTGATGCGAAAGGCATCATGCAGCTGATTCAATATTGCGAACCTAAGAACGTAATGCTCGTTCATGGTGAGGCTGCAAAAATGGAATTTCTGAAGGAGAAAATTAGGCAGGAGTTTGGTACCAGCTGCTACAATCCAGCCAATGGAGAAACGTGCGTTATTTACACTACTGCCAAAGTTCCTGTCGATGCCTCGCTAGCTCTTCTGAAAGCTGAGGCAAAGAGATACTCTGCTCTGCCTCCAGATCCAAAAAGAAGAAGGCTCCTACATAGCGTGTTAATGCTGAGGGAAGACGGCGTTTGTCTAGTTGATGCTGACGAG GTTGCCAGGGCAGCAGGAATCACAAGGCATGTAGTAAGATTCACGTCTACAGTACAAATAAGGGATCCAGGTCCTGCCCACGCGACAACGCTCAAGCTTTTGCAACCATTAACGGAAAGATTAGTAGGATGGACGGTGCAACTCACTGATGGTGCGATATCAGTAGAATCAGTATTGGTTAAAGTCGAAGGAGGTGAAGATGAATCCAAGAGCGTGTATGTTTCGTGGACGAATCAAGACGAAGATTTGGGAAGCTATATTCTGGGCTTCTTGCAAACAATGCTCAACTGA
- the LOC124186227 gene encoding protein stunted-like isoform X1, with amino-acid sequence MSAWRQAGLNYINYSQIAAKLVRRALKPNFQADALKRDDSTVKFTQWKDGKAITDKY; translated from the exons ATGAGCGCGTGGAGGCAAGCTGGACTTAA cTACATCAACTACTCGCAAATTGCTGCTAAGCTCGTTCGGCGTGCTTTGAAGCCTAACTTTCAAGCTGATGCTCTGAAACGGGATGATTCTACCGTCAAGTTTACCCAATGGAAGGATGGCAAGGCAATCA CCGATAAATACTAA
- the LOC124186227 gene encoding protein stunted-like isoform X2: MSAWRQAGLNYINYSQIAAKLVRRALKPNFQADALKRDDSTVKFTQWKDGKAIKQ, translated from the exons ATGAGCGCGTGGAGGCAAGCTGGACTTAA cTACATCAACTACTCGCAAATTGCTGCTAAGCTCGTTCGGCGTGCTTTGAAGCCTAACTTTCAAGCTGATGCTCTGAAACGGGATGATTCTACCGTCAAGTTTACCCAATGGAAGGATGGCAAGGCAATCA AGCAATAA